In Microplitis mediator isolate UGA2020A chromosome 2, iyMicMedi2.1, whole genome shotgun sequence, a single window of DNA contains:
- the LOC130663870 gene encoding uncharacterized protein LOC130663870 isoform X2, with product MNWPSKWSPLRILIFIFLKCGTMEPILAMEDSFFSRLVVAASHTALSGDLAVLIINLSALDHMKTTTSTTTTQIPEISTVGKTSTRTRTKITTTTTTEEADIVMEQEEEDDNDDYDSWQPQPEYDPFVLRVMRLDGFSSELIGEVPIETSTSVANISLSIPCGFFSRGGAYSLQLQRKSVPPSDKFMDTNGVQMRTTLDVRWPTPSLTLEPQHFNTYPDQPVLATLEYTGVSCSPAKGIPEDTYSLQLIYCGASVLSCDPRNKTNIQMLYSEEITGFPLQKILNLRCEFFGLAGHYALRLKPSDVNSTAPTTSAYIKVEVSNQYVFNVHARSVYPCDGSSGGLSVLFEYPSCRLQGDRVRVYGRLRADVASLAPPSTLHYVAELKAPPGKHTLTFDCEIFTEKFVEYCFVYVSQAINSAMAEVRVDCIPTFPIQDSDAGGWGDWSPWGPCSSTCVGGVRNRYRFCDRPPPRYGAKFCQGKAVESEACGGAGGLDLESTWSASEWECKHGQGLAAERPEVTAEVGTKCRCGCVVNLRNDTITRKILAASTQACPGRSFWLIQTESGSVVKLHFDQTKFPCSGQYVRARDGDSLSAELLADVAVDKNAPESGTVVSTGQSLLLEFFSDEIVVARTSCSGGFLAHASMLLKSQPENATEDTTAVLIGPKVMAAAGRWALWFSPAHLVAAALLLLMFLVSIFLALQYAVKYRKYQVAEDLDSLTDNSTCSGSMQGLARRARALSSSTLISEVVSLVRLTRRRPSGHGRLEETSADLEDGYESTETQADMEEEANAETGTLKHKDPPEDINGSQKTIVASVKSTPSRRSSSSSTLTSISGQPEVKYARPVKLRTAGPISPVSEEASISEDSRRCSTESGSTSVNNGFSPASTSSNISTLRCGKETKDRRNRERLLQGPGSEFSLVNPDTDLELDYYDYNVVNAGAAPGSYLGMDPAFLVWIPPLTPGETEILEAIEEDHHYEEIPDRREKESRIMDTEGAALTPAEYQRARISRQDQKDSDTEILARKYDPGESRLHDEIIMEYRARLHEGMLPIHRILEESRVRVSEESLARHSHDDAPHIDIIPNRLVTETDKRFSKDTATSAIATPALAANADASGNGGGSGGKFTPKSNRDRLIEEQERSRSASIPRNNRLTNDDDKRRTPASVRSRLQEYIDSSANQSKYNQLSPETTRSCGELSKDQRKKYHETNQSLMIKDNKNTFSKINNDRHREVSKNDESKDDFILPKPKTPLINSRRYKDCADLNLVMESKGKILQNVENIPMKEFTRSRNDSPARVHKSKETDNDINNIVLVDKKICQIQSPDYGVEMDIRDEISRDSIYDLIGEDEGEFKFADDDEDEYVDNKITA from the exons gCACAATGGAACCAATATTGGCGATGGAAGACTCCTTCTTCTCAAGACTGGTAGTTGCGGCATCTCACACAGCTCTATCTGGGGATCTGGCagtgttaattataaatttatcagctctagaccaCATGAAAACTACCACGAGTACTACCACAACGCAAATACCGGAAATTTCAACCGTTGGCAAGACAAGTACGAGAACAAGGACGAAAATTACAACGACAACGACAACAGAGGAGGCTGATATTGTTATGGAACAAGAAGAGGAAGACGATAATGATGATTATGATTCTTGGCAACCGCAACCTGAATATGATCCTTTTGTTTTACg AGTCATGCGCTTGGATGGATTTTCATCAGAATTAATTGGCGAAGTACCAATTGAGACTTCTACATCAGTTGCTAATATTTCACTCTCAATTCCCTGTGGGTTTTTTTCACGTGGCGGTGCATACTCATTACAATTGCAGCGTAAATCAGTACCGCcaagtgataaatttatggATACAAATGGTGTTCAG atgaGGACAACGTTGGACGTGAGATGGCCCACACCCTCGCTGACTTTAGAGCCCCAGCATTTTAATACTTATCCAGACCAACCAGTTCTCGCGACACTCGAGTATACAGGAGTTTCGTGCTCGCCCGCAAAAGGAATTCCTGAAGACACGTACTCGCTCCAACTTATCTACTGCGGTGCGAGTGTATTGTCATGTGATCCGCGGAATAAAACCAACATACAG aTGCTTTATTCAGAAGAGATAACAGGATTTCCATTACAAAAAATCCTAAACCTCCGTTGTGAATTTTTCGGCCTCGCTGGACACTATGCTTTGAGATTGAAACCGTCTGACGTTAATTCAACAGCACCAACTACTAGTGCATACATTAaa gTAGAAGTTTCCAACCAGTATGTATTCAATGTTCACGCTCGTTCTGTTTATCCGTGCGACGGAAGTTCCGGAGGTCTGTCGGTCCTCTTCGAGTACCCATCCTGTCGTCTTCAAGGCGACCGTGTACGTGTTTACGGTCGTCTGAGAGCCGACGTTGCCTCGCTGGCACCACCGTCGACTCTCCACTACGTCGCTGAATTAAAAGCACCACCTGGTAAACACACACTCACCTTTGACTGCGAAATATTTACCGAAAAATTCGTCGAGTATTGCTTCGTATACGTCAGTCAAGCTATCAACAGTGCTATGGCTGAAGTTAGAGTCGATTGCATTCCCACGTTTCCCATTCAAG acAGCGATGCTGGGGGATGGGGCGACTGGAGTCCATGGGGACCTTGCAGCAGCACGTGTGTTGGTGGAGTCCGTAATCGGTACAGATTCTGCGACAGACCGCCGCCGCGATATGGAGCTAAATTTTGTCAAGGCAAAGCTGTAGAGTCAGAAGCTTGCGGTGGTGCCGGCGGCCTAGATCTTGAAAGCACATGGTCAGCCAGCGAGTGGGAGTGTAAACATGGACAAGGTCTTGCTGCTGAGAGACCAGAAGTTACTGCTGAGGTAGGCACCAAGTGTCGGTGTGGGTGTGTCGTAAATTTACGCAACGACACGatcacaagaaaaattttagctgCAAGTACTCAGGCTTGCCCTGGGCGATCATTCTGGCTaattcag accgAGTCCGGGTCTGTTGTTAAGCTCCACTTTGATCAAACTAAATTTCCGTGTTCCGGTCAGTATGTCAGGGCACGAGATGGCGATTCTTTGAGTGCTGAGTTATTGGCAGATGTTGCTGTTGACAAAAACGCACCAGAATCGGGAACAGTTGTCTCGACGGGTCAGAGTTTacttttggaattttttagtgatgAAATTGTCGTCGCCAGGACGTCATGTAGCGGCGGTTTTTTAGCGCATGCATCCATGTTGC TGAAATCTCAACCAGAAAACGCAACAGAGGATACCACGGCGGTGCTTATTGGACCAAAAGTAATGGCAGCAGCCGGAAGATGGGCATTATGGTTTTCTCCCGCCCATTTGGTAGCCGCTGCTCTACTGCTTCTCATGTTTCTCGTTTCCATCTTCTTAGCATTGCAATACGCGGTGAAATACAGAAAATACCAAGTCGCCGAGGATCTGGATAGTCTGACCGACAACTCGA CGTGTAGTGGTTCAATGCAAGGACTGGCACGTCGTGCAAGAGCGTTATCTTCATCAACTCTTATCTCCGAAGTAGTATCCCTTGTAAGATTAACACGTAGAAGACCCTCAGGGCACGGGAGGCTAGAAGAGACCTCTGCTGATCTTGAAGACGGCTATGAAAGTACTGAGACCCAAGCAGA TATGGAAGAGGAAGCCAACGCAGAAACCGGTACTTTGAAGCACAAAGACCCCCCAGAAGATATCAACGGCTCGCAAAAAACAATCGTGGCCAGTGTTAAAAGTACACCTTCCCGTCGGTCTTCATCTTCGAGCACTCTGACTTCTATTTCCGGCCAACCCGAGGTCAAGTACGCCCGTCCAGTTAA GCTTCGCACGGCCGGGCCGATAAGTCCCGTGTCCGAGGAGGCATCGATTTCAGAAGACAGTAGACGTTGCAGCACTGAAAGTGGCTCAACCAGCGTCAATAAC GGTTTTTCACCAGCAAGCACCTCATCAAATATATCAACACTGAGGTGCGGCAAAGAGACTAAGGATCGTCGAAACCGCGAGCGTCTTCTCCAAGGGCCCGGTTCAGAATTTAGTTTAGTCAATCCCGATACAGATCTCGAGTTAGATTATTATGATTACAATGTTGTAAATGCCGGCGCAGCTCCAGGTTCTTATTTAGGTATGGATCCAGCATTTCTTGTCTGGATACCGCCATTGACGCCCGGTGAAACAGAAATACTCGAAGCCATTGAAGAGGATCATCATTACGAAGAAATACCCGATCGTCGTGAAAAAGAGTCACGTATTATGGATACCGAAGGAGCTGCTTTAACTCCTGCCGAGTATCAAAGAGCCCGCATCTCCAGACAAGACCAAAAAGACTCAGATACTGAAATTCTCGCGAGGAAATACGATCCCGGTGAGAGTAGACTTCATGATGAAATAATAATGGAATACCGGGCTAGATTACACGAAGGTATGCTACCGATTCATCGGATTCTTGAGGAGTCAAGAGTCAGAGTAAGCGAGGAATCCCTTGCGAGACATTCACACGACGATGCTCCTCACATTGACATTATTCCCAACCGGCTGGTTACTGAAACTGATAAACGTTTTTCTAAAGATACTGCCACGTCCGCTATTGCTACTCCTGCTCTGGCTGCTAATGCTGATGCAAGTGGTAATGGTGGAGGAAGCGGAGGTAAATTTACACCGAAATCAAACCGCGACCGCTTGATTGAAGAACAAGAACGTTCGAGAAGCGCCAGCATACCTAGAAATAATAGATTAactaatgatgatgataaaagaAGAACACCCGCGTCTGTACGCAGCAGATTGCAAGAGTACATTGACAGTAGTGCTAATCAATCTAAATACAATCAATTGTCTCCGGAGACTACGAGAAGTTGCGGGGAGTTATCGAAAGACcagagaaaaaaataccacGAGACAAATCAATCACTAATGATTaaggataataaaaatacttttagtaaaataaataacgacCGTCACCGCGAggtatcaaaaaatgatgaatcaaaagatgattttattttacctaAACCAAAGACACCGCTGATAAATAGCAGAAGGTATAAAGATTGTGCggatttaaatttagttaTGGAAAGCAAAggtaaaatattacaaaatgttgaaaatatacCGATGAAAGAATTTACGCGTAGTAGAAATGATTCACCGGCACGAGTTCATAAATCTAAAGAGACtgataatgatattaataatattgtattagttgataaaaaaatatgtcaaataCAGAGTCCAGATTATGGAGTCGAGATGGATATTAGGGATGAAATTTCACGTGATTcaatttatgatttaattgGTGAAGATGAGGGTGAATTTAAATttgctgatgatgatgaggaTGAGTATGTTGACAACAAAATAAcagcataa
- the LOC130663870 gene encoding uncharacterized protein LOC130663870 isoform X1 gives MNWPSKWSPLRILIFIFLKCGTMEPILAMEDSFFSRLVVAASHTALSGDLAVLIINLSALDHMKTTTSTTTTQIPEISTVGKTSTRTRTKITTTTTTEEADIVMEQEEEDDNDDYDSWQPQPEYDPFVLRVMRLDGFSSELIGEVPIETSTSVANISLSIPCGFFSRGGAYSLQLQRKSVPPSDKFMDTNGVQMRTTLDVRWPTPSLTLEPQHFNTYPDQPVLATLEYTGVSCSPAKGIPEDTYSLQLIYCGASVLSCDPRNKTNIQMLYSEEITGFPLQKILNLRCEFFGLAGHYALRLKPSDVNSTAPTTSAYIKVEVSNQYVFNVHARSVYPCDGSSGGLSVLFEYPSCRLQGDRVRVYGRLRADVASLAPPSTLHYVAELKAPPGKHTLTFDCEIFTEKFVEYCFVYVSQAINSAMAEVRVDCIPTFPIQDSDAGGWGDWSPWGPCSSTCVGGVRNRYRFCDRPPPRYGAKFCQGKAVESEACGGAGGLDLESTWSASEWECKHGQGLAAERPEVTAEVGTKCRCGCVVNLRNDTITRKILAASTQACPGRSFWLIQTESGSVVKLHFDQTKFPCSGQYVRARDGDSLSAELLADVAVDKNAPESGTVVSTGQSLLLEFFSDEIVVARTSCSGGFLAHASMLLKSQPENATEDTTAVLIGPKVMAAAGRWALWFSPAHLVAAALLLLMFLVSIFLALQYAVKYRKYQVAEDLDSLTDNSTCSGSMQGLARRARALSSSTLISEVVSLVRLTRRRPSGHGRLEETSADLEDGYESTETQADMEEEANAETGTLKHKDPPEDINGSQKTIVASVKSTPSRRSSSSSTLTSISGQPEVKYARPVKLRTAGPISPVSEEASISEDSRRCSTESGSTSVNNVSVSHPKPSRVQAKGFSPASTSSNISTLRCGKETKDRRNRERLLQGPGSEFSLVNPDTDLELDYYDYNVVNAGAAPGSYLGMDPAFLVWIPPLTPGETEILEAIEEDHHYEEIPDRREKESRIMDTEGAALTPAEYQRARISRQDQKDSDTEILARKYDPGESRLHDEIIMEYRARLHEGMLPIHRILEESRVRVSEESLARHSHDDAPHIDIIPNRLVTETDKRFSKDTATSAIATPALAANADASGNGGGSGGKFTPKSNRDRLIEEQERSRSASIPRNNRLTNDDDKRRTPASVRSRLQEYIDSSANQSKYNQLSPETTRSCGELSKDQRKKYHETNQSLMIKDNKNTFSKINNDRHREVSKNDESKDDFILPKPKTPLINSRRYKDCADLNLVMESKGKILQNVENIPMKEFTRSRNDSPARVHKSKETDNDINNIVLVDKKICQIQSPDYGVEMDIRDEISRDSIYDLIGEDEGEFKFADDDEDEYVDNKITA, from the exons gCACAATGGAACCAATATTGGCGATGGAAGACTCCTTCTTCTCAAGACTGGTAGTTGCGGCATCTCACACAGCTCTATCTGGGGATCTGGCagtgttaattataaatttatcagctctagaccaCATGAAAACTACCACGAGTACTACCACAACGCAAATACCGGAAATTTCAACCGTTGGCAAGACAAGTACGAGAACAAGGACGAAAATTACAACGACAACGACAACAGAGGAGGCTGATATTGTTATGGAACAAGAAGAGGAAGACGATAATGATGATTATGATTCTTGGCAACCGCAACCTGAATATGATCCTTTTGTTTTACg AGTCATGCGCTTGGATGGATTTTCATCAGAATTAATTGGCGAAGTACCAATTGAGACTTCTACATCAGTTGCTAATATTTCACTCTCAATTCCCTGTGGGTTTTTTTCACGTGGCGGTGCATACTCATTACAATTGCAGCGTAAATCAGTACCGCcaagtgataaatttatggATACAAATGGTGTTCAG atgaGGACAACGTTGGACGTGAGATGGCCCACACCCTCGCTGACTTTAGAGCCCCAGCATTTTAATACTTATCCAGACCAACCAGTTCTCGCGACACTCGAGTATACAGGAGTTTCGTGCTCGCCCGCAAAAGGAATTCCTGAAGACACGTACTCGCTCCAACTTATCTACTGCGGTGCGAGTGTATTGTCATGTGATCCGCGGAATAAAACCAACATACAG aTGCTTTATTCAGAAGAGATAACAGGATTTCCATTACAAAAAATCCTAAACCTCCGTTGTGAATTTTTCGGCCTCGCTGGACACTATGCTTTGAGATTGAAACCGTCTGACGTTAATTCAACAGCACCAACTACTAGTGCATACATTAaa gTAGAAGTTTCCAACCAGTATGTATTCAATGTTCACGCTCGTTCTGTTTATCCGTGCGACGGAAGTTCCGGAGGTCTGTCGGTCCTCTTCGAGTACCCATCCTGTCGTCTTCAAGGCGACCGTGTACGTGTTTACGGTCGTCTGAGAGCCGACGTTGCCTCGCTGGCACCACCGTCGACTCTCCACTACGTCGCTGAATTAAAAGCACCACCTGGTAAACACACACTCACCTTTGACTGCGAAATATTTACCGAAAAATTCGTCGAGTATTGCTTCGTATACGTCAGTCAAGCTATCAACAGTGCTATGGCTGAAGTTAGAGTCGATTGCATTCCCACGTTTCCCATTCAAG acAGCGATGCTGGGGGATGGGGCGACTGGAGTCCATGGGGACCTTGCAGCAGCACGTGTGTTGGTGGAGTCCGTAATCGGTACAGATTCTGCGACAGACCGCCGCCGCGATATGGAGCTAAATTTTGTCAAGGCAAAGCTGTAGAGTCAGAAGCTTGCGGTGGTGCCGGCGGCCTAGATCTTGAAAGCACATGGTCAGCCAGCGAGTGGGAGTGTAAACATGGACAAGGTCTTGCTGCTGAGAGACCAGAAGTTACTGCTGAGGTAGGCACCAAGTGTCGGTGTGGGTGTGTCGTAAATTTACGCAACGACACGatcacaagaaaaattttagctgCAAGTACTCAGGCTTGCCCTGGGCGATCATTCTGGCTaattcag accgAGTCCGGGTCTGTTGTTAAGCTCCACTTTGATCAAACTAAATTTCCGTGTTCCGGTCAGTATGTCAGGGCACGAGATGGCGATTCTTTGAGTGCTGAGTTATTGGCAGATGTTGCTGTTGACAAAAACGCACCAGAATCGGGAACAGTTGTCTCGACGGGTCAGAGTTTacttttggaattttttagtgatgAAATTGTCGTCGCCAGGACGTCATGTAGCGGCGGTTTTTTAGCGCATGCATCCATGTTGC TGAAATCTCAACCAGAAAACGCAACAGAGGATACCACGGCGGTGCTTATTGGACCAAAAGTAATGGCAGCAGCCGGAAGATGGGCATTATGGTTTTCTCCCGCCCATTTGGTAGCCGCTGCTCTACTGCTTCTCATGTTTCTCGTTTCCATCTTCTTAGCATTGCAATACGCGGTGAAATACAGAAAATACCAAGTCGCCGAGGATCTGGATAGTCTGACCGACAACTCGA CGTGTAGTGGTTCAATGCAAGGACTGGCACGTCGTGCAAGAGCGTTATCTTCATCAACTCTTATCTCCGAAGTAGTATCCCTTGTAAGATTAACACGTAGAAGACCCTCAGGGCACGGGAGGCTAGAAGAGACCTCTGCTGATCTTGAAGACGGCTATGAAAGTACTGAGACCCAAGCAGA TATGGAAGAGGAAGCCAACGCAGAAACCGGTACTTTGAAGCACAAAGACCCCCCAGAAGATATCAACGGCTCGCAAAAAACAATCGTGGCCAGTGTTAAAAGTACACCTTCCCGTCGGTCTTCATCTTCGAGCACTCTGACTTCTATTTCCGGCCAACCCGAGGTCAAGTACGCCCGTCCAGTTAA GCTTCGCACGGCCGGGCCGATAAGTCCCGTGTCCGAGGAGGCATCGATTTCAGAAGACAGTAGACGTTGCAGCACTGAAAGTGGCTCAACCAGCGTCAATAACGTAAGCGTCTCACACCCAAAACCATCTAGAGTCCAGGCCAAG GGTTTTTCACCAGCAAGCACCTCATCAAATATATCAACACTGAGGTGCGGCAAAGAGACTAAGGATCGTCGAAACCGCGAGCGTCTTCTCCAAGGGCCCGGTTCAGAATTTAGTTTAGTCAATCCCGATACAGATCTCGAGTTAGATTATTATGATTACAATGTTGTAAATGCCGGCGCAGCTCCAGGTTCTTATTTAGGTATGGATCCAGCATTTCTTGTCTGGATACCGCCATTGACGCCCGGTGAAACAGAAATACTCGAAGCCATTGAAGAGGATCATCATTACGAAGAAATACCCGATCGTCGTGAAAAAGAGTCACGTATTATGGATACCGAAGGAGCTGCTTTAACTCCTGCCGAGTATCAAAGAGCCCGCATCTCCAGACAAGACCAAAAAGACTCAGATACTGAAATTCTCGCGAGGAAATACGATCCCGGTGAGAGTAGACTTCATGATGAAATAATAATGGAATACCGGGCTAGATTACACGAAGGTATGCTACCGATTCATCGGATTCTTGAGGAGTCAAGAGTCAGAGTAAGCGAGGAATCCCTTGCGAGACATTCACACGACGATGCTCCTCACATTGACATTATTCCCAACCGGCTGGTTACTGAAACTGATAAACGTTTTTCTAAAGATACTGCCACGTCCGCTATTGCTACTCCTGCTCTGGCTGCTAATGCTGATGCAAGTGGTAATGGTGGAGGAAGCGGAGGTAAATTTACACCGAAATCAAACCGCGACCGCTTGATTGAAGAACAAGAACGTTCGAGAAGCGCCAGCATACCTAGAAATAATAGATTAactaatgatgatgataaaagaAGAACACCCGCGTCTGTACGCAGCAGATTGCAAGAGTACATTGACAGTAGTGCTAATCAATCTAAATACAATCAATTGTCTCCGGAGACTACGAGAAGTTGCGGGGAGTTATCGAAAGACcagagaaaaaaataccacGAGACAAATCAATCACTAATGATTaaggataataaaaatacttttagtaaaataaataacgacCGTCACCGCGAggtatcaaaaaatgatgaatcaaaagatgattttattttacctaAACCAAAGACACCGCTGATAAATAGCAGAAGGTATAAAGATTGTGCggatttaaatttagttaTGGAAAGCAAAggtaaaatattacaaaatgttgaaaatatacCGATGAAAGAATTTACGCGTAGTAGAAATGATTCACCGGCACGAGTTCATAAATCTAAAGAGACtgataatgatattaataatattgtattagttgataaaaaaatatgtcaaataCAGAGTCCAGATTATGGAGTCGAGATGGATATTAGGGATGAAATTTCACGTGATTcaatttatgatttaattgGTGAAGATGAGGGTGAATTTAAATttgctgatgatgatgaggaTGAGTATGTTGACAACAAAATAAcagcataa